AAAATGTTTGTTTTCTATTTTGTTAACGTTAATTTTATGAACACGGTTAGTTTACTTTGGTTGATTTAAGGTTTGACTTTTCTCTACCAAAATCGTACCACGCTCAATTTGCCCGGATTGGTAATACGCAATCCCCAGGTTTTTCATAATACTCGCATTATTCGGGTTGGCTTGATACAATGGCTCAAGTATCTGAATAGCATCAGGATACCTATTCAACATTGCATAGGTAATTGCTAATTTCTCAGCAACATCGGCATCATTAGGATAAAACTGATATGCCTTTTCCATGTAAGGTAAAGCACGTGAAGGATTTTTTAAATCTCTTGCAAAAACTTGTGCGGCAGCCAATAAATATCGCTTATCATTTGGTGAATAAGTCAATGCTTTATCATATGCCTGTACGGCTTCTTCATATCTTAATTCCTGCGCTAATTTATTACCGATGTAGAAAATATTATCTTTAAAACTCTGCTTTGTAGGCTTTCTTTCGACACAGTAACCATAAAACTTGATAGATTCAGCGTAATTTCCTGATTCAAAGTATAGCTTACCTAATAAATCCAATGGAGGGAAATATTCCGGATAAATATCCAATGAAGTCTTTAAATACCCATATGCTTCATTGATCATTTCAGTTTTCACATCGGGATTTTTCTCCTCACTAATTTCTTTGATCAAGGCATCTCCCGCAGCCATATTGGCTTTGGCACTTCCCGTAGAAGTTGCCACGTCAGTTAGCGCTAATGTTGCGTCATTTTTCCACGCTTGAGATCTGGATAAAGTCATTCCGGAAAATACAATTGTGACTACTCCCATTAAACCAATGGCAGTCACAGGCTTAAAGCTTTTGGCTTTTGCGGGTAATTCTTCCAGTAAAAAATATGTGAGTGCCATTAACATTCCAATACTTGGCGCATACATAAAACGCTCATTCATAAAAACACCAATAGGGAAGAATAAATTCGAAATCAGAATCGCTGTCCCCAGAAAAAACAAAGCCGCAAAGGCATAAATACTTTTGCGTTTAAACCCTTTTATGATTACCCACAAAAGCCCCAACATTATCAGTACTCCGGCAATCACCCCTAAGTCGGACCAAATTGCATATTGTTGCCCATCTTCTAGAAATGGCAGGTGATACGGATAATAATCATGTGTTAAAGGGAAAGGCATAAACAACAACTTGATATAAGCTGCAAAAACCAGAAAGATGGTGGCTAATCGCTCACTACCATTTGCATACAGAAATGGATCATTCATTAGCTCTGTGACTTCAGTATCCGCTCCTCCACCAATTACCATATAACGAATTAGAGTATACAAAACACCAGCCCCAAGTAAAACCACAAAAGACTTATTCCAGTCCTTCATTTTACCTATATCAAAGAAATACATCATTAACGGTCCTAAGGCTACAAACGCAATTGTGGTTTCTTTAGACATCAGACTTAAAAACAAAAGTCCAAATGCCCAGATCAAATTTTGATTATTCCTGGAATCTACATATTTCAAAGTTTGAATTAATGCCATTAACCCAAACAATAAACTCAAAATCTCATCACGGCCTTTTATGTTCGCGACCACCTCAACATGTAATGGATGGGCTAAAAACAAAAGTGTCGTCCAAAAAGGAATGGTTTTCCAAATATCTTTTTTCAAAGATGAGGGAAACAACCGCATCATTAAATGAAACAACACCAGCCCTGTTGCTCCATACAATAAAGCATTGATCAAATGGCTCCACCATGGATTTTCTCCAAATAGCTCATATTCTATAGCATATGACACTAAAGATAACGGACGATAACGACCTCCAGCCACCAAGGCATCCTTGTCCAAATCAGCCACATCAATCCCATATTGCTCTGCCCAAAACCCATCCATAGAATCATAAAAGAAATGATCCATTACGCCATCAAAACCTCTGGTGGTAATTTGATTAGAGATAATTACAATTTTATCATCCAGTGCATATTCGAAGTTTACAGTTTGCGCATATAACAGGAATCCAAATACAAATAGAATCACCTTCCATTTCATATCTACCTGAGGAGCTTTCGAAATATTCTGTGCCTTATCTTCTGAAGGAGGAGTTACTTTTTTCTTATCTGCTTTGGATTTACGCATAGTTTAAACTGTTATCTCTCCTCTCAAAGGAGTTTCAAATTGTTGTTTTAATTCTTCTAAGGTTAAATTCTTTTCTTTCAAATACATCAACTTGGTCAACGCAGCTTCAGAAGTAATATCTACCCCACTGATCACTCCCAGATCTTGTAACTTACGTCCATTCGCATATAACTCCATGTTGACTCTACCCTTTATGCATTGTGTGACATTCACAATGACTTTTTCATTGGTCACGGCTTCTTCAATGGCATTCAAAAACCAGGGTAACATCGGCACATTTCCTGCCCCAAAGGTGATCAAAAGAATCGCCCAATTATCCGGACTTCTTAATACCGATTCCACCTGACTTTGAGGCATTCCAGGAAAGACAGGCAAGATAAATATATCCTGACTTTTTAATTCTACCACGTTGATATTCCCATCACCAAATGGCTTCAAATGATGATTCTTGTATTCTATTGTTACACCAGCTTCTGCTAAATCTCTAAAATTTGGAGAATGAAAAGCATCAAAGTGCATGGTACTACTCTTATGTGCACGATTACCTCGAATCAACTTATACTCAAAATAGATGGCTACTTCACCTACCATTGATTTTCCGTTCGCATCTTTATCTCCGGCAATCTCTATGGCAGTCAACAAATTCTCCTTCCCATCCGTTCTTAATACTCCAATAGGCAATTGAGATCCTGTAAGAATCACCGGTTTATTTAAACCTTCCAACATATAACTCAATGCTGAAGCGGTATATGCCATGGTATCTGTTCCATGTAAAATCAGAAAACCATCGTATTGTGTATAGTTTTCAGCTATTAAATTAGCCAGTTTATTCCAATGTTTGGGCGAGATATCCGAAGAATCTATCGGAACATCAAAAGCAATCGTATTAATCTCACAATTCAACTTTTTTAATTCCGGAATTTCTTCTGTAATCTGACTAAAATCAAATGGGTGTAATGCCTTTGAATGAATATCTTCGACCATACCTATCGTACCGCCTGTATATATCATTAATATTTTAGAAGGTTGTTGCATTATCCACTTATTTGATGCCCAAATATACCTTTTGGATTTTAGAAATCGTAAAATCAAATCATAAAAAAAGGCCGCATAAAATGCGACCTTTCCTAATTCTATTTTATAAAATCTAAAATAACTAGACTTTCATGATTTCTGCTTCTTTCTCAGCTACCAAATCATCCACCTTTTTAGAATAACTATTCGTATCTTTTTGGATCTCATCTTCCGCATCTCTTGCGGCATCTTCAGATAGGTGATTGTCTTTTAACTTCTTCACCTCATGCATGGCATCATGTCGCGCATTACGTACACTTACCTTTGCATGCTCCCCTTCCGCTTTAGCTTGCTTTGCTAAATCTCTACGTCTATCCTCAGTCAACATTGGCACATTGATAATGACCATCTCGCCATTGTTTTGCGGATTTAATCCTAAATTAGAATTGATTATTGATTTCTCTATTTCTTGTAACAAAGATTTTTCGAATGGCTGAATCATTAAAGTATGTGCATCTGGAGTGGTCACATTTGAAACCTGACTCAAAGGTGTTTTTGAGCCGTAATATTCAACCATCACACTACTTAACATTACAGGATTTGCTCTTCCTGTTCTAATCTTTAATAATTCTCTTTTTAAATGGTCCATAGAAGCTTCCATTTGCTCTTTGGCCATATCAAAAATCATTTCTAATTCTTCTTCCATGTTTTTTTCTTGGTGCTACAAATAAACAATTTTGAACGGCTTTAGCCTAATCGTTTTGCGATTTATTCTTAAACGCATTCCATCCCTGCGCTTGCAATTCAACTACCTGTTCTCCACGAGCCACCATTGATACTCCTGATTCTTTATCTGCGATATGCCCGATCACCGAAATCCCGGGAATTCCCTTCACAACATCATAATCTTTCTGAGAAATGGTAAACAAAAGTTCATAATCTTCACCTCCATTTAAAGCCGCTGTAGTGGCATTAAAATTAAACTCCTCAGCAGTTTTATAGGTTTGATAGTCAATTGGAATTTTCTCTTCGTAAATCTGCGCACCTACTTCGCTTTGCTTACATATATGCATAATCTCAGAGGCTAACCCGTCAGAAACATCTATCATTGAAGTGGGTATCACATGCATCTCTCCCAAAATCTTAATCACATCTCTACGCGCCTCAGGCTTTAATTGTCTTTCCAATACATATTCACTTCCAGACATATCCGGTTGCATTTGTGGATTTTCTCTGAAAACAGCTTTTTCGCGTTCCAAAACCTGTAACCCCATATAAGCGCCTCCTAAATCTCCGGATACACAAATCAAATCGTGTTCTTTTGCACCACTTCTATAAGCCAACTTCTCTTCAGGTGCCGAACCAATTGCGGTCACACTAATCACCAAACCTTTTAAAGATGAAGTAGTGTCTCCTCCAATTAAATCTACATTATAGAATTCACAGGCTTGTTTGATTCCCGCATAAATCTCTTCCAAAGCCTCCACTGAGTAACGACTAGAAACTGCTATAGATACTGTCACTTGTTTAGGTGTCGCATTCATCGCATAGATATCTGACAAATTCACCACCACTGATTTATATCCCAAATGCTTTAACGGTACATAAGTCACATCAAAATGCACTCCTTCCACTAACATATCAGTAGAAACCACTGTTTTTTCATTTCCGTGATCTAATACTGCCGCGTCATCACCAATTCCTTTTAGTGTAGATTTCTCTTTATTCTCGAATCCATTTGTTAAATGGTCGATTAATCCAAACTCTCCTAATTGTTCTAAATTAGAGGTACTTTGATTCTTATCTTCTAACATGCTGCAAAATTAGAATAACCCTAATTTTAATCATCAAAAAACAACCAAGTATTTACGGAATAGCTATTTACTGATATCTCATTATTAATTATATTTAAACTTATTCACTAATCTCAAATTTCAATCCCCATGAACCTACCTTTAATTCAATTATGGTCAACGATAACCTGTCCGGTATGTGGTTTTCAAAAAGAGGAAAAAATGCCTCAGGATTCTTGTCAGTATTTTTACGAATGCACCCATTGTATTTCGCTTATTAAACCGCAAAAAGACGATTGCTGCGTGTATTGCTCTTATGGTTCCATTCCTTGTCCACCAATTCAGAAAAGCACGGATTCTTCATGCTGTCACTAAATAGTGTTTTTAGTGAACCGGATCGCCATTGGTTTTATCCAATTCTTTTACATTTGAGAAACACTCTCTTGAATCAATTATGATCATCAAAAAAGAAACATTTGATTTATCAGATAAAACGGTATTGGGCAGGTTAATCTTCAGGCCGCCATTTAAAGCCAGTTCGGCATTAAAAAATGAAGCTCGTTTTGTTCATGTATTGAACGGCACCTCAAAATTGCATTCGCCAAACTCAAGGATGGATTTAAATCCTGGAGATAGTGTTATGATGAAATGCGAAAACTTTGTGAACAATTGGATTCCCAATGATAGCTCTGAACCCAATGAAGCCATCATCATCCAGATTTATCCCGATATTTTAAAACTGGCCTACAATGATCAAATTCCGGAGGTATTTAATTCCTCAACCCCTATTTCAGCAAATCCGGTTGAAAAAATCCCTCCACATTTAAACATGAATCATTTTATTACCGGATTAAAGCACTATTTAAATCATCCTTCCGTAATATCAGAGGAATTACTAAAACTTAAAATCAGAGAATTGATTCATTTGCTTTTGCACACTCCGAATTCGGGTCCAATTAAATCCATGTTAGGTGATCTTTTTAAAACAAAGGACTACGCCTTTAAAGAGATCATCCAATCTAATATTTACGAAGATTTGAATCTTTCGGATTTGGCCTTTTTTGCAGGACTCAGTTTATCCTCATTTAAACGTAAGTTCAACGAGCTTTATGGGATGAGTCCAACTAAATACATTATTGGCAAACGGCTTGAAAAAGCAAAAAAACTACTGGCAGAATCAGATACCCGAATTTCGGAAATTGCTTATTCCTGTGGATTTAATGATACCGGATATTTCTCCAAATCATTTATTCGTGCTTTTCAATATTCGCCTTCAAATTATCGAAAAACATTTCAACAAAATGACCTATAGATCTGCTCAACCTTCTGACTTAGACCAATTAATTCAACTGGGATTTCATACATGGAGTATATTTAAAAATGATCTCGCACCAGAATTCTGGAAACAACTTAAACATGGTTTATTGGATCGATCAACTTACGAACCACTGGTAAACGCGTCTTATGGTGTTGTATGCGAAAACGAACAAAATGAAATTATTGGAATGGTGTTTTTAGTTCCAAGCGGAAACCCAACCGACATTTTTCCCGCTGATTGGTGTTACATCAGATTTCTAACTGTTCATCCCGACTATGCCGGAGCAGGAATAGGGAAACAACTGACTAAAGAATGCATGGATTATGCAGTTCAAAATAAAGAACACACCATCGCATTACATACTTCGGAAATGATGCAAAATGCCATTCGTTTATATACCAACCTTGGATTTAAACGCCTCAAAGAAATCCCTTCCAGACTTGGAAAGAAATACTGGATTTACACCTATTCAATATCATAAAAAATCAATTTTTTGAGTTTGAAAATCACCTACTTTTGTATTGAAATCTCAAATCATTATGTCTGAAAAAATTCCTACAACACTCGCTCATTTAGATCCCGAGCTCGCTCAACAGATCATTTCTCATTCAACGACATTAGATATTTCGAAAAACACCGAAATATTAAGAGATGGACAATATGTTAAAGTGATTCCAATTGTGCTGGAGGGGCTCATCAAAGTTTTTACCAGACACGAGGACAAAGAACTATTACTGTATTACATTCAACCCAATGAAAGCTGTATTATGTCGTTTGCTGCCGGTTTAAAAAATCAACCCAGTCGCGTTTTTGCTATTACGGAAGAAGACACCCAAGCTTTATTATTACCTATCGATAAAGTCACTCAGTGGATCAAACAATTTCCGGATATCAACACCTTATTCTTCCAACAATACAATATTCGATACAGTGAACTTTTGGATACCATTAACCATGTGTTATTTCATAAAATGGATACCCGCCTGTTTAATTACTTAAAAGAAAAGTCGCGACTTACCGGGAAGAATCCTATCAAAATCTCACATCGCCAGATCGCGAACGAATTAGGTACAGCACGCGAGGTGATCAGTCGTGTGATGAAAAAACTAGAAGTAGAAGGTAAAGTCAAACAGCACCCCAACCAGATTGAAATTTTGGATTAGCCTACCGTGGTGACCCTGGTCACTGCTTCGTAGTTCCTACCCGTCCTAGCTTTGATGCGTCAAATTTAAATTACACATCATGAAAAAGAACATGGGCAACATAGATCGCGGAATCCGTATCGTTATCGCCTTATTACTAGGCACACTTTATTTTACAAATACCATAACCGGTACATTGGGCCTCGTTTTACTTATAGTTTCAGTCGTATTCGTATTGACGAGCTTAATCAGCTTTTGTCCGCTATACACGCTATTGGGAATCAAAACATGTCCGGTCAACAAAGCTGAATAAAATCTATTTCATCCCCCGTTTAAAATTGCGTTGATCTGGTCAACGCAATTTTTCACCACCTACTTTTAACTCCTAAACTTTATCTTATTTTCGTGGAAACCGCGCAAATGAAATATTTAATCTGTATTGTAATCAGCACGCTTACCTTTTCCCTATGGGGACAGAATTCCTATCGACAATATCTTCAGAAAAACAGTTCAGACCTCAGAAAGTCATTCCCTCAACTCGATTTAAAAAATCAAAAAATAATTGGATTTGCAGCTATTCATGGGAGTGCAAAAACTGAAGAGGCGGAACACATCCTTTTAACAGAACTCATCAAAAATCATCAACTCAAATATTATTTCCCAGAAACTGATTATGCCACTGCCTTATATTTCCAAAAATTCATTGACACTGGAGATACTATACTCTTAAAGAAGCTCATTTATGAATATGGAAGTCGTGTTCCACAAGAAGGTACGGTTGAAACATATCAGAAATGGCTAAAAATTCAACCTATTTTTAAACAACATAACGTACAGGTATTAGGTATTGATAAAGTGATCTCGTATAAATACTCGGTGATTGCATTACACGATGAAATAAAGCATATCTCGGGAACATCTTATTCAGACTCACTACAATCATTGATTCAAAACCCAAACACCAATTGGATGACTTATTTTGATTCCAGAACTAAAAAGATATTAAAATCATTTGTGGCTGATTATGAACAAAATCAAATTGTATATCAAAATCAAATTTCCGATACTTCTAAATTCAACTTCATTATTAAAAACTTAAAAGCCACCTGGACAAAAGGTGGTCGAGAACAACGTATTTATGATAACTACCTGCACCTTCTACCACAATTGGAATTAGAAAATCAAATGGCCTTCGTCCGGTTTGGTGTCTTCCATATCATGAAAAGCAGAATAAATAATTATGCTTCCTTTTTTACCCGACTCATTGAAAACAAAGTTTACACATCCAGTCAAATGGTAAGCATTCAATGCTTTTTAACTAAAAGCAAGGTCTTATGGGACGCACAGTTTGATACAGAAGGGAATTATAAAGGCTATTCTAAGCGTGCCGGAATTGGCACTTCAGATCATATTTTCGAACACTACAAAGGAATCAAGAATTTAAAACACACCCGAATATCAGATCTTACATTCTTCAATCTAGACCACGACCATTCTCCTTATTCTATTCCATCTGAATTAGATCTGGTTAAATCTAAAAAACTTCTATATCGTAAGCGTTGGATGCCAGATGCCAGTAAATCTACACTAGATTATTTGGATTACGCCATTTTAATCTCAAAATCCAAGGCAAACACTCCAATAGAAGAAATCCACACTCCATAACACAAACCACCTCAAAAACAACCACTTAAAACCCTATCACATCTGAATTGCAGCATATTACATGTGAAATGCACCCATTCACCTATGCTCAAAACCATTGCTGTATTATTTATTGTAACAGCCTCTTACCCATCCTAATTTAGATTTCAAATCTCCCCATAACATCATGTTTTACAAACAAATAAACCGTAATACTTTATGGATAAACGTATACATAATGCCAAAAAATCTTACAAAAAGTACTTTTTCATTGGAGGCGCAATAAGTGCTTTATTACTGATCACCTACCTTGTTATAAATACATCTAGTTCCGCATTGTATTTTCCAAAAGATCAAATCTTAATGGGTACGGTCATTCAGGGGAATTTCACAGAAATCCTCACCACAAATGGAACGGTAATCCCAAGTAAAACAGTTCAAATTGATGCTTTTGAAGGTGGAGTCATAGATGAGATTTATGTTGAAAATGGACAATGGGTTAAACAAGGAACTCCTCTATTACAATTGAGTAATACTGCCCTGTCTCTGGATTTCATGAACCGTGAAACTCAGATCATAGAACAAATCAATAATCTACGAAATACACGAATTAATCTGGATCAAAATAAACGCAATATCCAGGAACAGCTGGTAGACATTAACTATGAGCTACAACAACAAAAGGAACAATTTTTAAGAGATAGTTTATTGTTTCGCGACAGTGTAATTACCCTATCAGATTATCAGGCCAGTGCACGATACTACCACTATCTGGAAAATAAACAAAACCTTTTAGACCAGCGGACACAGACGGATGAAAAATACCGAATCAGCCAACTTCATCGTATTGATGCTTCGATCCAATTGATGGAACGTAATCTGGAAGCTGTACGAAAAAGCTTAAATCAAATGACCGTTACTGCTCCCATGAATGGTCAACTCAATTCTTTCCAACACGAAATGGGTGCGACTATTAGTAAAGGAGCCAATATTGGTAGAATAGATATCATGGATACTTTTCATATCACTGCCTTTATAGATCAATATTATCTCTCACAAATTAAACAAAATCAAAAAGCTACTATCAAGTTGGGAGGCACTCCATCTACGTTACAGGTTGCTAAAATATTCCCTACGGTAAACAACAATCAATTTGAAGTTCACTTTTCATTTCACGATCCACAACCTGAATCTCTAAGACGTGGTCAGAGTGCTCCTATGAAAATTCATTTAAGTAATTCCAATCAGGCCCTTTTAGTTCCCAAAGGAAGCTTCTATGCTACTGGAGGAGGAAAATATGCTTACGTCATCAAAGGAAATGAAGCCCATAAAACCCCCATTCAACTTGGAAGGCAAAACGATACACATATCGAAGTTCTTGCCGGTTTAAATCCGGGAGATCAAATTATCATTTCCCCTTATACGAGTTTTAACGATAACGAATTAATAATCATTCAATAAAATGTCCTAATTATGATTAAAACAATCAACCTTTCCAAAGTCTTCAGAACTGAAGAAATTGAAACCACTGCATTAAACCAAATCAATCTCGAAATCCAAAATGGTGAATTTGTCGCTATCATGGGCGAGTCAGGTTGTGGTAAATCCACATTTCTAAATACCGTTGGTTTATTAGATTCCGTTTCATCCGGCCAATTGATCTTCAACGGTACCGATGTAAGCCAGTTTTCCGAATCGCAACGTGCTGTTTTAAGAAAAAAAGAAATCGGATTTATCTTCCAAAGCTTCAACCTTATTGATGAACTTACTGTTTTTGAAAACGTAGAACTACCCCTCACTTACCAAAACATCCATAAATCAGAACGTAAAAAAATGGTCACTCAAACATTGGAACGTGTCAATATGTTACACCGTGAGAACCATTTTCCTCTACAACTCTCCGGAGGTCAACAACAAAGGGTAGCCATTGCACGCGCAATTGTCCACAAACCACATCTCTTATTGGCAGATGAACCCACCGGAAATCTGGATTCTAAAAATGGTACTGAAGTCATGGAATTATTGACCGAACTCAATCAGGATGGCTCTACTATTATTATGGTAACACACTCGGAAAAAGACGCGGATCATGCTTCACGCAAAATTCATCTTCATGATGGTGCTTTAATTGAATCACCTTTAAATATCATGGCATGAAAACAGGTCAAATAAAATCATACTTACGTTTCTTATCCAAAAACAAACTTTTCACTACGATAAGTGTCATCGGATTGGGAGTTGGAATTGCATCGTGTCTACTGATCAGTTTATATATCCATTACGAAACTTCATTTGATCATTACCACGAGAAAAAAGATCGCATCTACCGTTTGACTTCTCAATTAGACTTTAATGGTGTCATCGATGCTGCGGTTACAAATCTACCCAGTGGACCAACACTATTACAAGATTATCCGGAGGTTGAATCTTATGTTAGATTTAGAAGATTTGGGCGGGAAGCGCAAATCAAAGTAGATCAAAAAATGTATCCTACCAGTAACGTATGGATTGTTGATAGTACCATCTTTGATGTTTTCTCATATCCGATGATTCAGGGAGACCCCAAACGGGCATTGGTTCAACCCAACAGTATTGTTCTGACTAAAACTACGGCTGATCGACTATTTGAAAATGGTGAAGCATATAATCAAACATTATTCATCAATAATACGCTGTATCAGGTCACCGGAATTATTGAGGATATTCGCCCTCAAAGTGAAATGCAAATTAATGCGCTGGTAAGCCTTTCTTCCTTACCTCAACCATTTATGGATGCGCATAATCAGGATTGGTTCCGAATAGGATTCTATACCTACTTACTATTCCACCAACCGGTAGATAAAGTTGAATTTGAACAAAAGCTAGTTGAATTTGAAAAGAAATATGTCCAACCATGGAGTGCAGAAAATCAAATCGTAGCTTCGCTTAAATATGAAATTACGCCTCTCAAAAATCTTCATTTTGACAATACCAAAACCTATGATCAACCCAAGGGAAACAAAACTTATCTGATCATATTTGCTTCTTTGGCTGTTTTCCTTTTGCTTATTGCGGTTATTAACTATATCAACCTCAATTTGGCACAAGGCGGAAAACGATCAAAAGAAGTAGGTGTAAGAAAAGCTACCGGAGCACAACAAAAAGAAATCTTTACACAATTCATTTCCGAATCGGTCATTCTTTCATTTTTAGCATTGCTATTCGGTCTCATCGTATTGGTCATTTCATTGCCATATTTCAACAGAATTATTCAAGCGGAAATATCCTTTGGTTCTTTATGGAACCTTACATTCCTCATTCCAATGATTGGTATTTTTGCAATGATCACGCTTGCTGCAAATAGTTATCCGGCCATGTTGTTGTCCCGACTGAATCCTATTCAGGTACTAAAAGGAAATACACAAAATGGTTCCAAACTAAGCAAACTCAATCAAACGTTAATCTTCATTCAGTTTCTGTTTTCTCTATTTATGATCACCGCAACGATCATGGTACAAGATCAAATGACGTTTATATCTGAATATGGTTTAGGGTTTGAAAAGGATAAGATTTTAACACTTAGAATTCCAGCTGATTCTACAGCGAGAAACCAACTGTCGCCATGGTTAGAAACCATCAACACAAACGCCAATGTTATTGCCTCTAGTCAAACCAGAATTCCGGATGGTAGTGGGACCGGACAACTTATGTTTAGAATTGAACAAGATGAAAAAATGATGGAGCAAACCATCAATTACCTTTTTGTAGATGAAGAGTTTCTTGATGTTATGGGACTCGATTTAATTCACGGTAGAAACTTCGATAAAAACATCGCTACAGACCAGCAACAAGCCTTTATTGTAAATCAGAAAGCTGCTGAAGTTTTTGGCTGGTATACGGATGCCCTAAACAAAAGAGTTCAATGGGGATTAATGCCAAACGGACAAGCCACAAATGACGGCAAAGTGATTGGAGTGGTCAATAACTTTAATTTCCAGACGCTTCATAATGATTTAGCTCCTTTGGTTCTTTGTTTTAATCCCAATGGAGGAAATTCGATGTCAATCAGATATAATACTGCGGAATTGAATGGGCCAATTCAAAAACTTCAAACCAGATGGAATGAACTCGCACCTGGGTTTCCCATGCAATACGAAGTATTATCTACATCAATCTCGGACAACTATCAAA
This genomic interval from bacterium SCSIO 12643 contains the following:
- a CDS encoding efflux RND transporter periplasmic adaptor subunit; translated protein: MDKRIHNAKKSYKKYFFIGGAISALLLITYLVINTSSSALYFPKDQILMGTVIQGNFTEILTTNGTVIPSKTVQIDAFEGGVIDEIYVENGQWVKQGTPLLQLSNTALSLDFMNRETQIIEQINNLRNTRINLDQNKRNIQEQLVDINYELQQQKEQFLRDSLLFRDSVITLSDYQASARYYHYLENKQNLLDQRTQTDEKYRISQLHRIDASIQLMERNLEAVRKSLNQMTVTAPMNGQLNSFQHEMGATISKGANIGRIDIMDTFHITAFIDQYYLSQIKQNQKATIKLGGTPSTLQVAKIFPTVNNNQFEVHFSFHDPQPESLRRGQSAPMKIHLSNSNQALLVPKGSFYATGGGKYAYVIKGNEAHKTPIQLGRQNDTHIEVLAGLNPGDQIIISPYTSFNDNELIIIQ
- a CDS encoding ABC transporter permease, which translates into the protein MKTGQIKSYLRFLSKNKLFTTISVIGLGVGIASCLLISLYIHYETSFDHYHEKKDRIYRLTSQLDFNGVIDAAVTNLPSGPTLLQDYPEVESYVRFRRFGREAQIKVDQKMYPTSNVWIVDSTIFDVFSYPMIQGDPKRALVQPNSIVLTKTTADRLFENGEAYNQTLFINNTLYQVTGIIEDIRPQSEMQINALVSLSSLPQPFMDAHNQDWFRIGFYTYLLFHQPVDKVEFEQKLVEFEKKYVQPWSAENQIVASLKYEITPLKNLHFDNTKTYDQPKGNKTYLIIFASLAVFLLLIAVINYINLNLAQGGKRSKEVGVRKATGAQQKEIFTQFISESVILSFLALLFGLIVLVISLPYFNRIIQAEISFGSLWNLTFLIPMIGIFAMITLAANSYPAMLLSRLNPIQVLKGNTQNGSKLSKLNQTLIFIQFLFSLFMITATIMVQDQMTFISEYGLGFEKDKILTLRIPADSTARNQLSPWLETINTNANVIASSQTRIPDGSGTGQLMFRIEQDEKMMEQTINYLFVDEEFLDVMGLDLIHGRNFDKNIATDQQQAFIVNQKAAEVFGWYTDALNKRVQWGLMPNGQATNDGKVIGVVNNFNFQTLHNDLAPLVLCFNPNGGNSMSIRYNTAELNGPIQKLQTRWNELAPGFPMQYEVLSTSISDNYQTEKRMHDVLKYFSYIAIILALVGLFALVSYTLQSRIKEIGIRKVLGASTWQLIWLISKNFWILLSIAFVVSTPVVWWFIQDWLNEFAFRTAITPIPFITSYMLIAILSGLTIGYHIWRVSRVDPVKALRYE
- a CDS encoding ABC transporter ATP-binding protein; amino-acid sequence: MIKTINLSKVFRTEEIETTALNQINLEIQNGEFVAIMGESGCGKSTFLNTVGLLDSVSSGQLIFNGTDVSQFSESQRAVLRKKEIGFIFQSFNLIDELTVFENVELPLTYQNIHKSERKKMVTQTLERVNMLHRENHFPLQLSGGQQQRVAIARAIVHKPHLLLADEPTGNLDSKNGTEVMELLTELNQDGSTIIMVTHSEKDADHASRKIHLHDGALIESPLNIMA